CACTCACGACTCACGACTCACTTCCCAACGACCAACAACCAACGAAAAAATGCTTTGTAAAACTATCAACACAAAAATTCACGCTCAAACGATAGAGTAAACGATCAGGTATCTAATAACACTTTATGGCGCAACGCTACATTCGAGTTCAATCTCTAGAGGGACGCATCTACTACGGCATACTCCAACTTAGCTTGGAAGTTCTGCTATTAGATGCTCCGCCTTGGTTACAAGGACAGCCTACGGAGGAAAGCTTAACACCAGATGAATATCAGATTCTCGCACCTTGCGCTCCCTCCAAAATCGTAGCAGTGGGTAAAAACTACGTGGAACATGCAGCAGAAATGGGTTCAAGTGTACCGAAGGAACCTTTGTTGTTTCTGAAGCCACCTTCAGCAGTGATTGCCACGGCGACGGAAATTAAATACCCGCAACAGTCGAGACGGGTAGACTATGAAGGAGAATTAGCTTTAGTGATTGGCGATCGCACGTCAGATTGCACGCCAGAACAAGCGCAGAAAAAAATTTGGGGCTATACGATCGCTAACGATATCACGGCGCGAGATTTACAAAGGCAGGATAGTCAGTGGACGCGAGCCAAAGGATTTGATACCTTTTGCCCCCTTGGTCCCTGGATCGTCCGAGAAATCAATCCATCTGCCCAACTACAGACATTTTTAAACGATAATCCCCAACCCGTACAATCTGCCAGCATCGAAGAAATGGTCTATTCTCCATCTGTCCTCGTGTCCTACATCAGTCAAGTTATGACGCTGTTACCTGGGGATGTCGTCTTGACTGGAACTCCTCCTGGGGTAGGAGTGCTGAATGCAGGCGATCGCATCCGCGTTGAGATTGAAGGGATTGGTCGCTTAGAAAATACTGTAATTTTAAGGTACGCCAACGAGAATTCTGAATCGACAATTCAAAACTTATGATGTTTTCATGACTAAAGCAACAAGATTGTTAAAAGTAGTAAAATGTGCAATCGACTTTTAGAAAATAGATAAGTCTCTTGCACTCAGATCGCCAATGACAATGCCTAATGACCGATGACAAAATATCTATCTCACCTGCATATGAACTGCATCAGAGAGAGCAGGAATTTCTGCATATTTTCCTCTTAGAGACTGAGTTACAGCAAACGCTACAGCTGCCACTATTCCAAGGAAAATTGTACTGGCTATAGTCTGCGTGGCAAAACTAGCCCCAGGAATTGGAGCCAAAATTGGCAGCACCAACCCACACAAAAATATTACAATATCAATTAAAATTGCTTGCATGGTATTGAAACGAATAAAGTGGCTGATGCTTTCATTTCTAACTACCAATAGATATAAAGCAAAAAAGACGATTAAACTAGCAAAAGGTATACTACTGTATATTTGCAATAAAGGTATCAGCGGTAGAAATAGATATTGTAGAACTGGAAATTCTCGCAGTAAGAAAACGCCAAATGCAAACCCATGCATCAAGGGCAGTAAATATGGTAAACAAGCAAAGATTCGCT
This window of the Chroococcidiopsis thermalis PCC 7203 genome carries:
- a CDS encoding fumarylacetoacetate hydrolase family protein, which translates into the protein MAQRYIRVQSLEGRIYYGILQLSLEVLLLDAPPWLQGQPTEESLTPDEYQILAPCAPSKIVAVGKNYVEHAAEMGSSVPKEPLLFLKPPSAVIATATEIKYPQQSRRVDYEGELALVIGDRTSDCTPEQAQKKIWGYTIANDITARDLQRQDSQWTRAKGFDTFCPLGPWIVREINPSAQLQTFLNDNPQPVQSASIEEMVYSPSVLVSYISQVMTLLPGDVVLTGTPPGVGVLNAGDRIRVEIEGIGRLENTVILRYANENSESTIQNL
- a CDS encoding Tic20 family protein, producing the protein MAWRGSTTVQERIFACLPYLLPLMHGFAFGVFLLREFPVLQYLFLPLIPLLQIYSSIPFASLIVFFALYLLVVRNESISHFIRFNTMQAILIDIVIFLCGLVLPILAPIPGASFATQTIASTIFLGIVAAVAFAVTQSLRGKYAEIPALSDAVHMQVR